In one Deinococcus psychrotolerans genomic region, the following are encoded:
- a CDS encoding XdhC family protein, producing MERLDVLNGLREARFLGERAALATVVNVIGSAYRREGTVMLVRADGTYTCLVSGGCLEGEIVFLAQEVMRSGEARLQRYNLDEERMFGLGIGCAGEMDIYIEAANPADPLQQRWHQTWENFELAAQLTCLSGSGARTILTPLEVYGSLGAVQEQAEVLMRQRLASPQPKAGLVELGGLTYFLDVNIPPPELLLFGAAHDSQAVVRLACESGFRVRVVDMRAGLLTPERFPGASLSPLTPEQFSQLSIGPRSFVVVMNHHFLLDLASLRRALQSEAPFIGLLGPRSRLDKLAANAQDEGLPLTPAELSRIRNPLGLAIGADTTTEVAISVVAELLAASRGFSGGPLDGHQGKIHSPALASEA from the coding sequence ATGGAGCGTCTGGACGTTTTGAATGGTCTGCGTGAAGCCCGTTTTCTGGGTGAGCGAGCGGCCCTCGCAACGGTGGTTAATGTGATTGGCAGTGCTTACCGTCGTGAAGGCACCGTGATGTTGGTTCGGGCTGACGGCACGTACACTTGCCTCGTTTCGGGCGGCTGCCTCGAAGGTGAAATCGTTTTTCTGGCGCAGGAAGTGATGCGTTCCGGTGAGGCACGCTTGCAGCGCTACAACCTCGATGAGGAGCGGATGTTTGGCTTGGGCATCGGCTGTGCGGGTGAAATGGATATTTATATCGAGGCGGCCAACCCAGCTGATCCCCTCCAGCAGCGCTGGCACCAGACTTGGGAGAACTTCGAACTGGCCGCGCAGTTGACTTGCCTCAGCGGCTCAGGAGCGCGGACTATTCTCACGCCACTGGAAGTCTACGGGTCGCTCGGCGCGGTGCAGGAGCAGGCCGAAGTCCTGATGCGCCAGCGGCTGGCCTCGCCCCAACCCAAGGCTGGCTTGGTCGAGCTAGGCGGACTGACCTACTTTTTAGATGTGAATATCCCGCCGCCCGAACTGCTGCTGTTTGGAGCCGCGCACGATAGCCAAGCGGTGGTGCGCCTCGCCTGCGAATCGGGCTTTCGAGTCCGGGTGGTGGATATGCGGGCGGGGTTGCTCACACCAGAGCGCTTTCCCGGCGCGTCCCTCTCCCCCCTTACGCCGGAGCAGTTTTCCCAGTTGTCCATTGGGCCGCGCAGCTTTGTCGTCGTCATGAACCATCATTTTCTTCTCGATCTGGCCAGTCTGCGGCGTGCTCTACAGTCTGAGGCTCCCTTTATCGGGTTGCTGGGGCCACGCAGCCGCCTCGACAAACTGGCTGCCAATGCTCAAGATGAAGGATTGCCCCTTACTCCAGCCGAACTGAGCCGTATTCGCAACCCGCTGGGCCTTGCCATTGGTGCCGACACCACCACCGAGGTGGCCATCAGCGTCGTCGCCGAGTTGTTGGCAGCCAGCCGGGGATTTTCGGGCGGGCCGCTTGATGGACATCAAGGCAAAATTCATTCGCCAGCACTGGCGTCAGAAGCCTAG
- a CDS encoding phosphoketolase family protein, producing MTTPTTSRSTLSPTELQHLDAYWRAANYLSVGQIYLLDNPLLREPLTLKHVKPRLLGHWGTTPGLNFIYVHLNRLIKEHDLSVLYVAGPGHGAPGVVANVYLEGSYSELYPDVGPGEDGLRKLFRQFSFPGGVPSHAAPQTPGSIHEGGELGFSLTHAYGAAFDHPDLLVACVIGDGEAETGPLAASWHGNKFLNARTDGAVLPILHLNGYKIANPTVLARLSHAELDTLLRGYGHTPYYVEGDEPALMHEQMARTLEQVYADISAIQRRARVDGVQERPAWPMIVLRSPKGWTGPKVVDGLPVEGTWRAHQVPLAGLSDSPEHLRQLEEWLLSYRPEELFDKAGVLRPELAALAPSGERRMGMNPVSNGGLMPRDLDFPDFRDYELAVPQPGVVDGESTRVLGTFLKGVMERNMNIFRLFGPDETASNRLDGVYAASGKTWEEPQLSTDLHLSPDGRVMEVLSEHLCEGWLEGYTLTGRHGLFSCYEAFIHVVDSMVGQHAKWLGTSREISWRRPVPSLNILLTSHVWRQDHNGSSHQDPGFIDLMVNKAPAVVRVYLPPDANTLLSVTDHCLRSREYVNVIVAGKQPELQWLNMADAAKHCAAGLGVWAWASNDRGDTPDVVMACAGDVPTLETLAAVSLLRKAFPELKIRVVNVVDLMTLQPQIEHPHGLSDAAFDEVFTTDVPIIFAYHGYPWLIHRLTYRRAGHRNLHVHGYKGEGTTTTPFDMTVLNDLDRFHLALAVINRVPHLKDAGADVRQQLLAKLAEHHAYVRATGDDLPDVKNWRWAES from the coding sequence ATGACCACGCCCACGACGTCACGCTCAACCCTTTCACCGACTGAACTCCAGCATCTCGACGCTTACTGGCGGGCTGCCAACTACCTGTCGGTGGGGCAGATCTACTTGCTGGACAACCCGCTGCTGCGCGAGCCACTCACCCTGAAGCATGTCAAACCGAGGTTGCTGGGCCACTGGGGCACCACGCCGGGGCTGAATTTCATTTACGTTCACCTCAACCGCTTGATCAAGGAGCACGACCTCAGTGTGCTTTACGTCGCCGGGCCGGGTCACGGCGCTCCCGGCGTGGTCGCCAACGTCTACTTGGAAGGCAGTTATAGCGAGCTGTACCCCGATGTCGGGCCGGGTGAGGACGGCCTGCGCAAACTCTTCCGGCAGTTCTCGTTTCCCGGCGGCGTTCCCAGCCACGCTGCGCCCCAGACGCCCGGCTCGATCCACGAGGGCGGTGAACTGGGTTTCAGCCTGACCCACGCTTACGGCGCGGCCTTCGACCACCCTGATCTGCTGGTGGCCTGCGTGATCGGCGACGGCGAGGCCGAGACCGGGCCGCTGGCCGCCAGCTGGCATGGCAACAAGTTTCTGAACGCCCGCACCGACGGCGCGGTGCTGCCGATCTTGCACCTGAACGGTTATAAGATCGCCAACCCGACCGTGCTGGCCCGCCTCAGCCATGCAGAACTCGACACCCTGCTGCGCGGCTACGGCCACACGCCGTACTACGTGGAGGGCGACGAGCCGGCTTTGATGCACGAGCAGATGGCCCGGACGCTGGAGCAGGTTTACGCCGACATCTCCGCCATCCAGCGCCGCGCCCGCGTGGACGGCGTGCAGGAGCGCCCCGCCTGGCCGATGATCGTGCTGAGAAGCCCCAAGGGCTGGACTGGCCCGAAGGTGGTCGATGGCCTGCCAGTCGAGGGCACCTGGCGTGCTCATCAGGTGCCGCTCGCCGGTCTGAGCGATTCCCCGGAACACCTGCGGCAGCTCGAAGAATGGCTGCTCAGCTACCGCCCCGAGGAACTCTTTGACAAAGCCGGTGTGCTGCGCCCGGAACTGGCGGCGCTGGCTCCATCCGGCGAGCGGCGCATGGGTATGAACCCGGTATCCAACGGCGGCCTTATGCCACGTGACCTCGATTTTCCTGACTTCCGCGACTACGAACTGGCCGTGCCTCAGCCCGGTGTGGTGGACGGCGAGTCTACACGGGTGCTCGGCACGTTTCTGAAGGGTGTCATGGAACGCAACATGAACATCTTCCGGCTGTTCGGCCCCGATGAGACGGCCTCCAACCGCTTAGACGGCGTGTATGCCGCCAGCGGCAAGACCTGGGAAGAACCGCAGCTCAGCACCGATCTTCACCTCTCCCCGGACGGGCGGGTGATGGAGGTGCTGAGCGAGCACCTGTGCGAGGGCTGGCTGGAAGGCTACACCCTGACGGGACGCCACGGGTTGTTCTCCTGCTACGAAGCGTTTATTCATGTGGTGGACTCGATGGTCGGGCAGCATGCCAAGTGGCTCGGCACCAGCCGGGAGATTTCCTGGCGTCGTCCGGTGCCGTCCCTGAACATCTTGCTCACCTCGCACGTCTGGCGGCAGGATCACAACGGCTCCTCGCATCAGGATCCCGGCTTTATCGATTTGATGGTGAACAAAGCGCCTGCCGTGGTGCGGGTTTACCTGCCGCCTGACGCCAATACGCTGCTGTCGGTGACCGATCACTGCCTGCGCAGCCGCGAATATGTCAACGTGATCGTGGCGGGCAAGCAGCCTGAACTTCAATGGCTCAACATGGCCGACGCTGCCAAGCACTGCGCGGCCGGGTTGGGTGTCTGGGCCTGGGCCAGCAATGACCGGGGCGACACGCCCGACGTGGTGATGGCCTGCGCGGGCGACGTGCCGACCCTGGAGACGCTCGCGGCGGTGAGTCTGCTGCGCAAAGCCTTCCCTGAGCTGAAAATCCGAGTGGTGAATGTGGTTGACCTGATGACGCTGCAACCGCAGATCGAGCATCCCCATGGGCTGTCCGACGCGGCCTTTGACGAGGTCTTCACCACGGACGTACCGATCATCTTCGCGTATCACGGCTACCCCTGGCTGATTCACCGCCTGACCTACCGCCGCGCTGGACACCGCAATCTGCACGTCCACGGCTACAAGGGAGAGGGCACGACCACCACCCCCTTCGACATGACCGTGCTCAACGACCTCGACCGCTTCCACCTGGCCCTTGCCGTGATTAACCGTGTGCCTCATCTCAAGGACGCGGGTGCAGACGTCAGGCAACAGCTTCTCGCCAAGCTCGCCGAGCATCACGCTTACGTGCGTGCCACTGGGGACGACCTTCCCGACGTGAAGAATTGGCGCTGGGCTGAGAGCTGA
- a CDS encoding DoxX family protein, with product MTTPRLQRASPGLLREPNVSRLLFADPRLAPIWALLRIYVGYEWLMAGWEKITNPAGVWVGEKAGTAVGGFLTGALAKTGGAHPDVQGWYAWFLQHVALPNAATFSYLVAYGEVLVGAALIVGLFTGIAAFFGGVMNASYLLAGTISTNPLLFILATWLVLGWRVAGWWGLDRWVLALFGVRATPPAAEGPSAAEPATVR from the coding sequence ATGACCACTCCACGCCTTCAGCGGGCCAGTCCCGGCCTGCTGCGCGAACCCAATGTGTCGCGCCTGCTCTTCGCTGATCCCCGTCTCGCTCCCATCTGGGCGCTGCTGCGTATTTATGTCGGCTACGAGTGGCTGATGGCCGGCTGGGAAAAGATCACCAATCCGGCTGGAGTGTGGGTCGGCGAGAAGGCCGGAACCGCTGTCGGCGGCTTTCTGACTGGCGCACTCGCCAAGACAGGCGGCGCACATCCCGACGTGCAGGGCTGGTACGCCTGGTTTTTGCAGCACGTGGCGCTGCCCAACGCCGCCACCTTTTCGTATCTGGTGGCCTACGGCGAGGTGCTGGTGGGCGCGGCCCTGATCGTGGGGCTGTTCACCGGCATCGCAGCTTTTTTTGGCGGCGTGATGAATGCCAGTTACCTGCTGGCAGGCACCATCAGCACCAATCCGCTGCTGTTCATTCTGGCGACGTGGTTGGTGCTCGGCTGGCGCGTTGCGGGCTGGTGGGGCCTTGACCGCTGGGTTCTCGCTCTCTTTGGAGTCAGGGCTACCCCGCCAGCTGCTGAAGGGCCGAGTGCTGCGGAGCCGGCGACCGTTCGGTAG
- a CDS encoding universal stress protein gives MFDHILVPIDGSPLSALALPVAAELARCHHSTLTVLYVVPPLPVIYGDAVYTYDDPDASERAKAEGQRLLEDARTALGSPNIRLLCLEGGDPRTAQAIADVAEQQHCSLVVMGTHGRSGLDRFFLGSVAEGVMRRIGVPVLLVRAPKTAAPVTHKAAAQEVAG, from the coding sequence ATGTTTGATCACATTCTCGTTCCAATTGACGGCAGCCCACTGAGTGCTCTCGCTCTGCCGGTGGCCGCCGAACTGGCCCGCTGCCACCACAGCACCTTGACCGTGCTGTACGTCGTGCCCCCGCTTCCCGTGATTTACGGCGACGCGGTCTACACCTACGATGATCCGGACGCCAGCGAACGCGCCAAGGCCGAGGGCCAGCGCCTGCTGGAAGACGCCCGCACGGCGCTTGGATCGCCCAACATCCGTTTGTTGTGCTTGGAGGGCGGCGATCCACGAACCGCTCAGGCGATCGCCGATGTGGCCGAGCAGCAGCACTGCTCGCTGGTGGTGATGGGCACGCATGGCCGCAGTGGACTGGACCGGTTTTTCCTGGGCAGCGTCGCCGAGGGCGTCATGCGCCGGATCGGGGTGCCGGTGCTGCTGGTGCGGGCCCCCAAGACCGCTGCACCAGTGACACACAAAGCCGCCGCGCAGGAGGTGGCCGGATGA